The following coding sequences lie in one Polluticoccus soli genomic window:
- a CDS encoding N-acetyl sugar amidotransferase has protein sequence MRICSRCIYDETVSGISFDSDGVCNYCKMIDGLKAQYKTATPEGQQNWMGIVDEIKKAGKGKKYDCVIGVSGGTDSSFMVAKAIEWGLKPLAVHYDNTWNTAIATENIRKVLGKLGIDLYTHVVDNKEADDIFRSFFYANVPEIDGSTDIALAETLYRAAAKYGVRYILEGHSFMAEGVSPLGAAYVDGGYINTIHKRYGRLRMRTFPNMTFARFLKWTLIYRIKKVRPFWYISYDKASAREFLEKEFNWKYYGGHHLENRMTAFNHAVYFPQKFKVDQRNNSLSAAVRSGHMNKSEALREYAQPPYVEAEIVPYFKKRLRISDEEFDTIMNGERKFFWQYKTYKQRFERLRPLFYILAKAHLVPMSFYLKYCFPFKSSGR, from the coding sequence GTGCGCATTTGCTCCCGCTGTATATACGATGAAACTGTTTCAGGTATTTCCTTCGATAGCGATGGAGTTTGCAACTATTGCAAGATGATCGATGGGCTGAAAGCACAATACAAAACGGCGACACCTGAAGGGCAACAAAACTGGATGGGCATAGTTGACGAGATCAAAAAAGCAGGCAAGGGCAAGAAATATGATTGCGTGATTGGAGTTAGTGGTGGCACCGATTCGTCATTCATGGTTGCTAAAGCTATAGAATGGGGACTTAAGCCATTGGCTGTGCACTACGATAACACGTGGAATACTGCAATTGCCACTGAGAACATAAGAAAGGTACTAGGTAAGCTAGGTATAGACCTCTATACGCACGTTGTAGATAACAAAGAAGCGGATGACATTTTTCGTTCCTTCTTTTATGCAAATGTTCCAGAAATTGACGGTTCTACGGACATAGCCTTGGCTGAGACATTGTATCGTGCAGCTGCGAAATATGGAGTCAGATATATTCTCGAAGGGCATTCATTTATGGCTGAAGGAGTGTCTCCTCTCGGGGCTGCGTATGTCGACGGTGGCTATATCAACACGATCCATAAAAGATACGGGAGACTAAGGATGCGAACCTTCCCGAACATGACCTTCGCTAGGTTTTTGAAGTGGACCTTGATCTACAGAATAAAAAAAGTTCGGCCATTCTGGTATATCAGCTATGATAAAGCCAGTGCAAGGGAGTTTTTGGAAAAGGAATTTAACTGGAAATACTACGGCGGGCATCACCTGGAAAACAGGATGACTGCGTTTAATCACGCTGTTTATTTTCCACAGAAATTCAAAGTAGATCAACGTAATAATAGTCTTTCTGCAGCTGTACGTAGTGGACATATGAATAAATCGGAAGCGTTGCGCGAGTATGCACAGCCGCCATATGTTGAAGCAGAGATCGTTCCATATTTCAAAAAGCGGCTGCGAATAAGCGACGAAGAGTTTGATACAATTATGAATGGGGAACGCAAATTCTTTTGGCAGTATAAAACCTACAAACAAAGGTTTGAGCGACTGCGCCCCTTGTTT